The sequence GTAATCACGTGTGAGCAAAACAAGCCATGGCTTAGCATTATGGCAGAAGTGACCTAGGGCTGCTTTCTTTCTCAATCTCAATGCTTCATTCCAACCCCACCTTGGAGAACTTTATTGGAAAACTCTCCCTTTTGGCCAACAGCTACTCAGCCTTCCTCCAGACCCTCTTCAGAATgcatggggaggaggaagaggccagAATGGACCTGCCcaccgagagccaagctacaagtgacggctgacaccggttggacacttgtcagcttccctcaagttttgatgggaaatgtaggcatcctggtcttgcagctgtaatggagagccaagctgtaaaaccaggacgcctacatttcccgtcaaaacttgagggaagctgacaagcgtccaacctgtgtcaggcgtcacttgtagcttggctctgaatcacTGCTTTTTATGGAAAGGAGCTTCCCACCTCCACTTCTCCCCCTGTAAACATCTAGCTGGAGAAGGAAAGCGGTGCTCCAGGCACGTAACTAGTTGTGGGGAGAGGTAGGGCTGAGAATCTGTCCCCTGGCTTGCAAAGAATACTCATCATCCCAGTTTCTCAACATTGCAGGCATTGAAGCCAAGCACAGATAGCAGGCTGTTTGTATGCTGAAGACCTTACACTTCCAGACCAGAATTCTCCtgcttttttctctttcactaGCTTCGAATAAACATAGATCAGTTGCCCCTTCCGGATATTAATGAATCTGCAGTCTGGTGCGTTGTAATCGTCTTCTGCTCTTGCAAGGGAGATGGCATCTGGCAGGGAAAGAGAGACAGGCGGAGGGTGAAAAGAGGGCAGGCAGGGCAGCCTGCAGGGAGGACACCCTGGTATATCTTGGGAAATGCCTTGAACCAAGAGGAAAAGCAAGgtggaaatgttttaataaaggagTAAAATAAATGCCAAACCAAAAAGCAAGACACCGAGTTCTCTCAAATGCCATTCAACTATAGCTAGAGTACAGAGTGCCTGAAATTTTTGCAACAACTatcattctattttttaaaaaatcgttaaCGTTGGGACATGGTACACAACAGCTGAAGTTTATCATTGGATATCTCAGAGATTCTAGATATTACTTTCATACACTACTTGTGCCCGCCACAATCAATTAAAAACAGACTTACACACACAGTCTTCATCGGCACAGAGCTTCTTTCTGGAAAGTTTGTCCATAAAAATCCCCCTGATGGTAGAGAAAGtagatccaagacagagtagaaagaACAGCCGACAAACAGCGCGTGACATTTTCTTCCTCAGCCCTCTCTTACAGGGCCCTGGCTTaaatgaaaggcagacagaaAAATGGTTCTCTTTCATAGAAACACCAAGACTCGGCAGCAGGGATAAGCATCCCTGGCCACGGGGAGGGGGCAAAGACAACATTCCAGCACTTTGAAAAAACTGCAGAAGTCCACAGGGAACCTCTGGTTTTATTTACCAGTCTTTCCAAAATCTCTCTCTCAGCTACACAGATTATTAATGCAAGAGTCTTAAATTTATATCAAGGAAATTTTGCACAAGAATGGAAGAATCATTAATCTGATAATTGTGCAAATGGTTTAAAGTGCAGCAGCACAAGCAGTCCTGCGTTGGGCCAGGGAGGATGCGCCAATGTGCCACGGTCAAATACAGGTCTGGAACCAGTACGAAGGGGAACGCTAGcatccctccatccctccctctGCCGAGACTTATGAGACACTGGATCCGTTCAGAAGACAGGGGAAGCAATGTCATTTAATGCAATCTGTAAATCACAGACTTACTCAAACGCTCTCTAGGGATCTCTTTCTCCAATCTCAGTAGCATCTCTAAAATGCCCTAAGAATATTGCCCATTGGGGAACATCAGACTGAACCCGCAGGGGGCTTCTAAGGCCTTCATGATGTCCCAAAAGAGGAAGGCAGTCTTTCCAGACTCCACACAAATTATGAACCAAGGTTCAGGAGGACTAGGAACCAGATGTTCTCATTATTGCTCTACTctctaatatttatttacttcatttataccctgcctttctccccaataggaacccaaagtggcttacattgctctcctgtcctacatttttatcctcacaacaacaaccctttgaggtagattagactgagagtatgtaactagcccacggtcacccagcaaacttccatggcagagtgaggaactGAACCCGGGCCTCTgaggtcctagtccagcactctaacaacCGCATCACGCTGGTTCTCCATTCAGCCCCCAACATTAAATGGTAAGAATCTGTTGCACTGGGGAGGAGGCATTCGAGGTGGATGCTGCGGATCTGCAAGCTTCTTCCCACGTTCTGTTCCGCAGATACAAAGGCTGCCAATTAAGGtgcaattaaattttaaaaatatgaattttCAGACCTTTATTGATATAAAAAGTGGACAGCTTTTTGATAATTACGATTTGT is a genomic window of Eublepharis macularius isolate TG4126 chromosome 1, MPM_Emac_v1.0, whole genome shotgun sequence containing:
- the LOC129342611 gene encoding otoraplin-like is translated as MSRAVCRLFFLLCLGSTFSTIRGIFMDKLSRKKLCADEDCVYAISLARAEDDYNAPDCRFINIRKGQLIYVYSKLVKEKKAGEFWSGSVYNEQYEDQMGTVGYFPRTLVTEQHVYREANKTIPTKVIDFFCD